A stretch of Aedes aegypti strain LVP_AGWG chromosome 2, AaegL5.0 Primary Assembly, whole genome shotgun sequence DNA encodes these proteins:
- the LOC110675781 gene encoding apyrase-like — translation MFSKWWPWMVMLALISVVRGQSDLFELSIVHINDFHARFEEVNAASVSCNPEKDDVCVGGYARTVTVLKKLLAERTNPIYLNAGDNFQGTLWYNIHRWNATVEFLNMIPADAMTIGNHEFDHGVEGVVPFLEHINSTVLLVNVDNSEEPEFKKFQKSMIIERSGRKIGLIGVILQTTYDIANTGNLIFADESETVREEAELLKQQGANIIVVISHCGLDVDKIIAENAGPEIDIIVGGHSHTFLYTGDHPTIPGTPQGEYPTVVTQQGGHKVLIVQAAAYTKFVGDIVLFFDAAGIIQRWEGNPVYLGADVVPDPAVVQAMIPWKVSVDELGNRQVGSTVVDLLKSSCNVGECNIGSLIADSMVSAFIPLAEPGHWTYGAIAVIAVGGIRVSMFRGAINYANVIEVLPFENNLVCVELRGDYMLGVLEYAVEKSWDEDKFNGANMLQVSGLKVEFNVSKPIGERVLSVEARCHDCMVPSYSPLNPFKYYRVITNSFIVGGGDGFHIFPQHGRNKRFGPIDNVAFENYLKQRSPVIQGIDGRIKVYT, via the exons atgttttccaaatggTGGCCGTGGATGGTGATGCTGGCGCTGATCAGCGTGGTTCGAGGCCAGAGTGATCTTTTCGAGTTGTCGATCGTTCATATCAATGATTTTCACGCGCGTTTCGAAGAAGTTAATGCGGCTAGTGTGTCGTGTAACCCGGAGAAAGATGACGTCTGCGTGGGTGGATATGCCCGAACGGTAACagttctgaagaaattgctCGCCGAGAGAACTAACCCCATCTACTTGAATGCGGGAGACAACTTCCAAGGCACCTTGTGGTACAACATTCACCGTTGGAATGCTACGGTGGAGTTTTTGAACATGATACCGGCCGATGCGATGACAATCGGTAACCACGAGTTTGACCACGGCGTGGAAGGGGTGGTCCCGTTTTTGGAACACATCAACTCTACGGTCCTGTTGGTCAATGTGGACAACAGCGAAGAGCCAGAATTTAAAAAGTTCCAAAAGTCGATGATCATCGAACGGAGCGGGCGTAAAATTGGGCTCATTGGAGTCATTCTGCAGACAACTTACGACATTGCCAATACTGGTAATTTGATCTTCGCCGATGAGTCGGAAACCGTCCGGGAAGAGGCAGAACTGTTGAAGCAGCAGGGTGCAAACATTATTGTGGTGATTTCGCACTGCGGATTGGATGTGGATAAAATAATTGCTGAAAACGCTGGGCCTGAGATTGACATCATCGTCGGTGGCCATTCGCACACGTTTTTGTACACCGGAGATCATCCGACTATTCCGGGCACGCCACAAGGTGAATACCCGACGGTCGTGACGCAGCAAGGTGGACACAAGGTGCTGATTGTGCAGGCTGCTGCATACACCAAGTTCGTGGGCGATATTGTGCTGTTTTTCGATGCTGCTGGAATCATCCAGCGATGGGAGGGTAATCCGGTTTATCTGGGAGCCGATGTGGTACCAG ATCCAGCAGTGGTCCAAGCGATGATCCCTTGGAAGGTTTCCGTCGACGAGCTGGGAAACCGTCAGGTGGGCTCAACGGTCGTTGATCTGCTGAAATCATCTTGTAACGTGGGTGAATGCAACATCGGAAGCCTGATTGCCGATTCCATGGTTTCGGCTTTCATTCCATTGGCTGAACCGGGACACTGGACGTACGGGGCCATTGCTGTGATAGCGGTCGGCGGTATTCGCGTCAGCATGTTCAGAGGAG CGATCAACTACGCCAATGTGATTGAGGTGTTGCCATTTGAGAACAATCTGGTTTGCGTTGAGCTACGCGGTGACTATATGCTGGGAGTGTTGGAATATGCCGTAGAGAAATCATGGGACGAGGATAAATTCAACGGAGCCAACATGCTGCAGGTGTCCGGCCTCAAAGTGGAGTTCAACGTTTCGAAACCAATCGGCGAACGAGTTCTGTCGGTTGAAGCTCGCTGCCACGATTGTATGGTACCCTCCTATAGCCCACTAAATCCCTTCAAATACTACCGGGTGATAACGAACTCATTCATTGTGGGCGGTGGCGACGGATTCCACATATTTCCGCAGCATGGACGCAACAAGCGTTTTGGACCGATTGACAATGTAGCATTTGAAAACTACCTCAAGCAGCGGTCGCCAGTGATACAGGGAATCGACGGCAGGATTAAGGTTTACACGTAG